The Streptomyces tendae genome has a window encoding:
- a CDS encoding VOC family protein, which translates to MITTDFAPGSPCMLDLGVPDVPAAAAFYGAVLGWDYEPMDEDIEGGMFRKDGKMVAGLGKLTEEGARPAWMIYYTVTDADATTRAVESGGGTVRVAPMDIEQWGRMAQYSDPLGGQFAVWQPRESAGVDLVDEPGSLCWTELYTSDATASRQFYGDVLGWRFSDMPMPGGEGTYTLITPSGLPEERMHGGLLQVGEDALSLAGGRPYWHPVFAVADCDAAVAQVNGKGGSVQMGPVDAEGVGRMALCLDPFQADFVLLTPSES; encoded by the coding sequence GTGATCACCACTGACTTCGCCCCCGGCTCGCCCTGCATGCTCGACCTCGGCGTCCCCGACGTCCCGGCCGCCGCCGCCTTCTACGGCGCGGTCCTCGGCTGGGACTACGAACCGATGGACGAGGATATCGAGGGCGGCATGTTCCGCAAGGACGGCAAGATGGTCGCCGGCCTCGGCAAGCTCACCGAGGAGGGCGCCCGGCCGGCCTGGATGATCTACTACACCGTCACCGACGCGGACGCCACGACCCGGGCCGTGGAGAGCGGCGGGGGCACCGTCCGCGTCGCGCCGATGGACATCGAGCAGTGGGGCCGGATGGCGCAGTACAGCGACCCGCTGGGCGGCCAGTTCGCCGTGTGGCAGCCCAGGGAGAGCGCCGGCGTCGACCTGGTCGACGAGCCCGGCTCGCTGTGCTGGACCGAGCTGTACACGAGCGACGCGACCGCGTCCCGGCAGTTCTACGGCGACGTCCTCGGGTGGCGGTTCAGCGACATGCCGATGCCGGGCGGCGAGGGCACCTACACCCTGATCACGCCGTCCGGGCTGCCCGAGGAGCGGATGCACGGCGGCCTGCTCCAGGTCGGCGAGGACGCCCTGTCGCTGGCCGGCGGGCGGCCGTACTGGCACCCGGTGTTCGCGGTCGCCGACTGCGACGCGGCCGTCGCCCAGGTCAACGGGAAGGGCGGCAGCGTGCAGATGGGCCCCGTGGACGCGGAGGGGGTCGGCCGGATGGCCCTGTGCCTCGATCCCTTCCAGGCCGACTTCGTCCTGCTCACCCCGTCGGAGAGCTGA
- a CDS encoding GNAT family N-acetyltransferase, with the protein MTVEVSDAPEANRYEARVDGESKPAGIAQYIRTAELIAFVHTEVEPRYEGRGVGSALARTALDEARAAELRVLATCPFFAGWIARHPEYQDLLYQSRSQVSD; encoded by the coding sequence ATGACAGTCGAGGTCAGCGACGCTCCCGAGGCAAACCGCTACGAGGCCCGCGTCGACGGGGAGTCCAAGCCTGCGGGCATCGCGCAGTACATCCGTACGGCGGAACTCATCGCGTTCGTGCACACCGAGGTCGAGCCGCGGTACGAGGGCAGGGGAGTCGGATCCGCGCTGGCCCGCACCGCCCTGGACGAGGCACGCGCGGCGGAGCTGCGGGTGCTCGCCACCTGCCCCTTCTTCGCGGGCTGGATCGCCCGGCACCCCGAGTACCAGGACCTGCTGTACCAGTCCCGAAGCCAGGTCAGTGACTGA
- a CDS encoding STAS domain-containing protein, producing the protein MHFTTRIDGSTARITVHGDIDYDTLPTLRAAAATLPPSVTELVWDLEHARFMDVAGLHLLFEQQAPEYPPRRTTVTNLAPQPLRLLLLAAELKPDLELTRLFPDTPTALLDD; encoded by the coding sequence ATGCACTTCACCACACGGATCGACGGCTCCACCGCGCGGATCACCGTGCACGGAGACATCGACTACGACACACTGCCCACGCTCCGGGCCGCCGCCGCAACGCTGCCGCCGAGCGTGACCGAACTGGTCTGGGACCTGGAACACGCCCGCTTCATGGACGTCGCAGGTCTTCACCTGCTGTTCGAGCAGCAGGCACCGGAGTATCCGCCCCGCAGGACGACGGTGACCAACCTCGCCCCCCAGCCGCTGCGGCTGCTGCTCCTCGCCGCCGAGCTCAAGCCCGACCTGGAACTCACCCGGCTCTTCCCCGACACGCCGACGGCCCTGCTCGACGACTGA
- a CDS encoding formate/nitrite transporter family protein has product MEPDEQIMQGPGERRVAEAAERMVAEGRPRLHRTWLALVATSLLGGIDVGVGVMTLLFVQHETGSDLLAGLAFSVGLIALLLGHSELFTEGFLVPVATVIAGAATWLGLLRMWATVLVMNLVGGWAFVWIVMRAFPDLHGTAAETGAKFVDGGYSLSTFCLAVLGGGVITLMTRMHQGTESMTGKIVASVSAAFVLAGLGLWHSVLDSLIAFAGLHAGGTSYGYGDWVVWLGWAVLGNVVGGLLLTTALRLVRSAPVLSEDKPSTKAGGA; this is encoded by the coding sequence ATGGAGCCTGACGAGCAGATCATGCAGGGCCCGGGGGAGCGGCGCGTCGCCGAGGCCGCGGAACGGATGGTGGCGGAGGGGCGCCCACGTCTGCACCGCACCTGGCTCGCGCTGGTGGCCACCTCGCTGCTGGGCGGCATCGACGTGGGCGTGGGCGTCATGACGCTGCTGTTCGTGCAGCACGAGACGGGCAGTGACCTCCTGGCCGGCCTGGCCTTCTCCGTGGGGCTGATCGCCCTGCTGCTCGGGCACAGCGAACTGTTCACGGAAGGCTTCCTGGTCCCCGTCGCCACCGTGATTGCCGGCGCGGCCACCTGGCTCGGCCTGCTGCGGATGTGGGCGACGGTCCTGGTGATGAACCTGGTCGGCGGATGGGCGTTCGTCTGGATCGTGATGCGGGCCTTCCCGGATCTGCACGGCACGGCGGCCGAGACAGGCGCGAAGTTCGTCGACGGCGGGTACTCCCTGAGCACCTTCTGCCTGGCCGTGCTGGGCGGCGGCGTCATCACGCTCATGACCCGCATGCACCAGGGGACCGAATCCATGACCGGGAAGATCGTCGCATCGGTGTCGGCGGCGTTCGTGCTCGCCGGGCTCGGACTCTGGCACTCCGTCCTGGACTCCCTGATCGCGTTCGCAGGCCTGCACGCCGGCGGCACGTCCTACGGGTACGGCGACTGGGTGGTATGGCTGGGCTGGGCGGTCCTCGGCAACGTCGTGGGCGGCCTGCTGCTGACGACGGCATTGCGCCTCGTACGCAGTGCGCCGGTGCTGAGCGAGGACAAACCCTCGACGAAGGCCGGCGGCGCCTGA
- a CDS encoding GDSL-type esterase/lipase family protein, translated as MPSAPLAHTTPVTADLVRGALDLEQTPDGLLPHRLPAWARAQNTDGQLAMAESQPSGVRLVFRSRATVVELDTVPTKRVYVGAPPRPDGRYDLVVDGEHAGQTSATGGNTVTIDMSTGNAEMNSGPAGGVRFDGLADRDKTVEIWLPYNEITALVALRTDAPVEPAPPSNRRTWLHYGSSISHGSDAASPTTIWPALAAAAGGVELVNLGFGGSAVLDPFVARTIRDTPADLISLKIGINLVNGDVMRLRAFGPAVHGFLDTVREGHPDTPLLVVSPILCPIHEDTPGPTAFDFSRLAEGKLSFTASGDPEERAEGKLTLNVVREELARIVEERAKDDPHLHHVDGRVLYGEADHAELPLPDRLHPDAAAHRRIGERFAAHAFADGGPFADAAS; from the coding sequence ATGCCCTCCGCACCCCTTGCCCACACCACTCCCGTCACCGCGGACCTCGTGCGCGGCGCCCTCGATCTGGAGCAGACACCCGACGGTCTGCTGCCGCACCGCCTGCCCGCCTGGGCGCGCGCGCAGAACACCGACGGACAGCTCGCCATGGCCGAGTCCCAGCCCTCCGGTGTCCGCCTGGTCTTCCGCAGCCGGGCCACGGTCGTCGAACTCGACACGGTCCCCACCAAGCGCGTCTACGTGGGTGCCCCGCCCCGCCCGGACGGCCGGTACGACCTGGTCGTCGACGGCGAGCACGCGGGACAGACGTCCGCGACCGGCGGCAACACCGTCACCATCGACATGTCCACCGGGAACGCCGAGATGAACTCCGGGCCCGCGGGCGGCGTGCGCTTCGACGGCCTGGCCGACCGCGACAAGACGGTGGAGATCTGGCTGCCGTACAACGAGATCACCGCGCTCGTCGCCCTGCGCACCGACGCCCCGGTGGAGCCGGCACCGCCCTCGAACCGACGGACCTGGCTGCACTACGGCAGCTCCATCAGCCACGGCTCCGACGCCGCGAGCCCCACCACCATCTGGCCCGCGCTCGCCGCAGCGGCCGGCGGGGTGGAACTGGTCAACCTGGGCTTCGGCGGCAGCGCCGTGCTCGACCCGTTCGTCGCCCGGACCATACGCGACACACCGGCCGACCTGATCAGTCTGAAGATCGGCATCAACCTCGTCAACGGCGACGTGATGAGGCTGCGCGCGTTCGGTCCCGCCGTGCACGGCTTCCTTGACACGGTCCGGGAGGGTCACCCCGACACCCCGCTGCTGGTCGTCTCACCGATCCTGTGCCCCATCCACGAGGACACCCCCGGCCCCACGGCCTTCGACTTCAGCCGGCTCGCCGAGGGGAAGCTGTCGTTCACCGCGTCCGGCGACCCGGAGGAGCGGGCCGAGGGCAAGCTGACGCTGAACGTGGTGCGCGAGGAGCTGGCACGCATCGTGGAGGAGCGCGCGAAGGACGACCCGCACCTCCACCATGTCGACGGCCGCGTGCTGTACGGCGAGGCGGACCACGCCGAACTGCCGCTGCCGGACCGGCTGCACCCCGACGCCGCCGCCCACCGCCGCAT
- a CDS encoding TetR/AcrR family transcriptional regulator, giving the protein MVPRAGLTTERLTRAGAELADEVGFDQVTVSELARRFDVKVASLYSHLKNSHDLKTRIALLALEELADRAADALAGRAGKDALVALANVYRDYAREHPGRYAAAQFRLDPETAAASAGVRHARMTRALLRGYDLDEPDQTHAVRLLGSVFHGYVSIEMGGGFSHSAPDTEETWSRVLDALDALLRTWPPAS; this is encoded by the coding sequence ATGGTTCCGCGCGCAGGACTGACCACCGAACGCCTGACGAGAGCGGGGGCGGAACTCGCCGATGAGGTGGGGTTCGACCAGGTGACCGTCTCGGAGCTCGCCCGGCGTTTCGACGTCAAGGTGGCGAGCCTGTACTCGCACCTGAAGAACTCGCACGACCTCAAGACCCGCATCGCGCTCCTCGCCCTGGAGGAGCTGGCCGACCGCGCCGCCGACGCGCTGGCCGGACGGGCCGGCAAGGACGCCCTGGTCGCCCTGGCGAACGTCTACCGCGACTACGCCCGGGAGCACCCCGGCCGCTATGCGGCGGCCCAGTTCCGGCTGGACCCGGAGACCGCCGCGGCCAGCGCGGGAGTGCGGCACGCCCGGATGACCCGGGCCCTGCTGCGCGGCTACGACCTGGACGAACCGGACCAGACCCACGCCGTCCGCCTGCTGGGCAGCGTCTTCCACGGCTACGTCAGCATCGAGATGGGCGGCGGCTTCAGCCACAGCGCCCCCGACACCGAGGAGACATGGTCCCGCGTCCTCGACGCGCTGGACGCCCTCCTGCGCACCTGGCCGCCCGCGTCCTGA
- a CDS encoding zinc-binding dehydrogenase has protein sequence MSSSMRVIELVRFGDPKAAFAAREVPLPSPGPGQVLVRVMATSVNPLDLQTRRGDYQDQVALPAVIGNDVSGVVVETGPGADGFEPGDEVWYLAPMFAGQGTYAEFHVVDEALVARKPAGLSHIEAAGLVLVGMTVWEALVERAGVRPGERVLVHGGAGGVGSVAVQIAGALGAEVITTARTRDHEFVTELGADTAIDFSAGDYAPQIRAMGGAHVVLDTVGRDTLSRSPDVLADRGRVVSIVDTPEPQNLLAAWGVNATYHFVFVSPGRAKLDALGRLVDQGRLRPVIGAVLPLAEITQAHVLLEGGSVGEGRSRPRGKIAIAVHPPDQPTHGTGAAGRGE, from the coding sequence ATGTCCTCTTCGATGCGAGTGATCGAACTTGTCCGCTTCGGTGACCCCAAGGCCGCGTTCGCCGCCCGAGAGGTGCCGCTGCCTTCTCCGGGGCCGGGCCAGGTGCTGGTGCGGGTGATGGCCACATCCGTGAACCCCCTCGATCTGCAGACCCGGCGCGGCGACTACCAGGACCAGGTCGCGTTGCCCGCGGTGATCGGCAACGATGTGTCCGGCGTGGTGGTCGAGACCGGTCCCGGGGCAGATGGTTTCGAGCCGGGTGACGAGGTCTGGTACCTGGCACCGATGTTCGCCGGGCAGGGCACCTATGCCGAGTTCCATGTGGTCGACGAGGCACTGGTCGCCCGCAAACCCGCAGGGTTGTCGCACATCGAGGCCGCCGGTCTCGTGCTCGTCGGCATGACGGTGTGGGAGGCGCTCGTCGAACGCGCCGGGGTGCGGCCCGGGGAACGGGTCCTGGTGCACGGCGGAGCGGGCGGGGTCGGTTCGGTCGCCGTCCAGATCGCCGGCGCGCTCGGAGCCGAGGTGATCACCACCGCGCGGACCAGGGATCACGAGTTCGTCACCGAACTCGGCGCCGACACCGCGATCGACTTCTCGGCAGGTGACTACGCGCCGCAGATCCGCGCGATGGGCGGGGCGCACGTCGTCCTGGACACCGTGGGCCGGGACACCCTCAGCCGCAGCCCGGATGTCCTCGCCGACCGGGGCCGCGTGGTGTCCATCGTGGACACCCCCGAACCCCAGAACCTGCTCGCCGCGTGGGGCGTGAACGCGACCTACCATTTCGTCTTCGTCAGTCCCGGCCGGGCGAAGCTCGACGCCCTCGGCCGACTGGTCGACCAGGGGCGACTCCGACCGGTGATCGGCGCCGTGCTGCCACTGGCCGAGATCACGCAGGCACACGTACTGCTGGAAGGCGGCTCCGTCGGGGAGGGCCGTAGCCGCCCTCGCGGCAAGATCGCCATCGCCGTGCATCCCCCGGACCAGCCGACGCACGGGACGGGGGCCGCGGGCCGAGGGGAGTAG
- a CDS encoding family 16 glycoside hydrolase, translating into MDARLYRHVRRSLTGLIVGAFLAGGVWGSPLASARPGAAPRAEVPPQEPGVTLRVFDVQVPLEEICTLKPGQTPNVDRLAPVVDFSSTDDFGGFADNFVSQVTGNVQVPADGSYTFRLISDDGSRLLIDDRVVVDHDGLHGAEPKDGTVELTAGLHALRIDHFERGGGQQLTLAWRPPGADGFTTVPNEALSTDAGVVRVTAPGRKECEGVLDSPGDGLPLNAVRPDHTLTDLRPDGFEPQVTGMDWLPDGRLVVSTWGGTDNTAGEVYVLDHATGSTGPDQVRATKIADGLKEPMGLKVVDGTVYVSQKHELTELRDSDGDGFLDRSRTVATWPYGGNFHEFAFGLLYDKGYFYLNLSVAIDYGGATTDPQPAPGRGVTVKVNKKTGKVSYLAGGLRTPNGIGWGPGGGMFVTDNQGGWLPASKLVHVRQDRFFNHYTNPVGPFDKEPVTQPVLWLPQNEIANSPSTPLYLTKGRFKGQMLFGDVTYGGLQRAYLEKVDGQYQGAVFRFTQGLEAGVNRISMGPDGAIYVGGLGADGNWGQEGKLKFGLQKLTPNGGNTFDIQAMRVRKGGFELEYTQPLSQETAEDLVSHYRAEQWRYTPTRDYGGPKIAEETLEVTSAKLSADRKKVTLAIDGLKPGRVVHVRSPRPFSSASGETLWSTEAWYTLNALPGPQPAPGPVYEAEEASLTGAAGINTDHRGYSGSGFVDRYGTQGATTTFDVTAGKTGSYDVGLRYSNGPNPFQGAKSLSLYVNGQKVRQTQLRSTGDWDTWSTQRETVRLRAGHNTVAYRVDEGDTGHVNLDLITVDRHGAPVTLFDGRGLDRWQHTDGRPVQWPVADGAAEVCCGDIRTKDSYDDFRLHVEYWLPKLPPDVTGQDRANSGVYLQDRYEIQILDSYGDTTPATDEAGAVYQKKAPDVNAARPPETWQSYDIVFRAARYDAEGHKTSDARITVVWNGKKIHDDVAVDGPTGGGAPEGPAAAAIRLQDHGNTVRYRNISIEPLS; encoded by the coding sequence ATGGACGCACGGCTATACCGGCATGTCCGAAGATCCCTCACAGGTCTGATCGTCGGCGCCTTCCTGGCGGGCGGGGTGTGGGGGTCGCCCCTGGCCTCCGCCCGGCCGGGCGCCGCGCCGCGGGCCGAGGTGCCGCCCCAGGAACCCGGCGTCACACTCCGCGTGTTCGACGTGCAGGTCCCGCTCGAGGAGATCTGCACGCTCAAGCCCGGCCAGACGCCCAACGTCGACCGGCTGGCACCGGTCGTCGACTTCAGCTCCACGGACGACTTCGGCGGGTTCGCGGACAACTTCGTCAGCCAGGTCACCGGCAACGTCCAGGTGCCGGCCGACGGTTCGTACACCTTCCGGCTGATCAGCGACGACGGCTCGCGACTGCTGATCGACGACCGGGTGGTCGTCGACCACGACGGACTGCACGGCGCGGAGCCCAAGGACGGCACCGTCGAACTCACCGCGGGCCTGCACGCGTTGCGCATCGACCACTTCGAGCGCGGCGGCGGCCAGCAGCTCACCCTGGCCTGGCGGCCGCCGGGCGCCGACGGCTTCACGACCGTGCCGAACGAGGCGCTGAGCACCGACGCCGGGGTGGTCCGGGTGACCGCGCCGGGCCGCAAGGAGTGCGAGGGCGTCCTCGACTCGCCCGGCGACGGCCTGCCGCTGAACGCCGTACGCCCCGACCACACGCTCACCGACCTGCGCCCCGATGGCTTCGAGCCGCAGGTCACCGGCATGGACTGGCTGCCCGACGGGCGGCTGGTGGTGAGTACCTGGGGCGGCACCGACAACACGGCCGGCGAGGTCTACGTCCTCGACCACGCGACCGGCTCCACCGGCCCCGACCAGGTGCGGGCCACGAAGATCGCCGACGGGCTCAAGGAGCCGATGGGCCTGAAGGTCGTCGACGGCACGGTCTACGTCTCGCAGAAGCACGAGCTGACCGAGCTGCGCGACAGCGACGGGGACGGCTTCCTGGACCGGTCCCGGACCGTCGCCACCTGGCCGTACGGAGGCAACTTCCACGAGTTCGCCTTCGGCCTGCTCTACGACAAGGGCTACTTCTACCTGAACCTGTCCGTCGCCATCGACTACGGCGGAGCCACCACCGACCCGCAGCCCGCACCCGGCCGGGGCGTCACCGTCAAGGTGAACAAGAAGACGGGCAAGGTCAGTTACCTGGCCGGCGGCCTCCGCACGCCCAACGGCATCGGCTGGGGACCCGGCGGCGGCATGTTCGTCACCGACAACCAGGGCGGCTGGCTGCCCGCGTCGAAGCTGGTCCACGTCCGGCAGGACCGCTTCTTCAACCACTACACCAACCCCGTGGGCCCCTTCGACAAGGAGCCGGTGACGCAGCCGGTGCTGTGGCTGCCGCAGAACGAGATCGCCAACTCGCCCAGCACGCCGCTGTACCTGACCAAGGGACGCTTCAAGGGGCAGATGCTGTTCGGTGACGTCACCTACGGCGGCCTCCAGCGCGCCTACCTGGAGAAGGTCGACGGCCAGTACCAGGGCGCCGTCTTCCGCTTCACCCAGGGACTCGAGGCGGGCGTGAACCGCATCAGCATGGGCCCCGACGGCGCGATCTACGTCGGCGGCCTCGGCGCCGACGGCAACTGGGGCCAGGAGGGGAAGCTCAAGTTCGGCCTGCAGAAGCTGACGCCCAACGGCGGCAACACCTTCGACATCCAGGCCATGCGAGTGCGCAAGGGCGGCTTCGAGCTGGAGTACACCCAGCCGCTGTCGCAGGAGACCGCCGAGGACCTGGTGAGCCACTACCGGGCCGAGCAGTGGCGCTACACCCCGACCCGCGACTACGGCGGCCCGAAGATCGCCGAGGAGACCCTGGAGGTGACCTCGGCGAAGCTGTCCGCCGACCGCAAGAAGGTCACCCTGGCGATCGACGGCCTCAAACCGGGCCGCGTGGTGCACGTCCGCTCCCCGCGCCCGTTCAGCTCCGCGTCCGGCGAGACCCTGTGGAGCACTGAGGCCTGGTACACCCTCAACGCCCTGCCCGGCCCGCAGCCCGCACCCGGCCCGGTGTACGAAGCGGAGGAGGCGTCCCTCACCGGCGCGGCCGGCATCAACACCGACCACCGCGGATATTCCGGCAGCGGCTTCGTCGACCGGTACGGCACCCAGGGCGCCACGACCACCTTCGACGTCACGGCCGGCAAGACCGGCAGCTACGACGTGGGCCTGCGCTACTCCAACGGCCCGAACCCCTTCCAGGGCGCCAAGTCCCTCTCCCTGTACGTCAACGGACAGAAGGTGAGGCAGACACAGCTGCGCAGCACCGGTGACTGGGACACCTGGTCCACCCAGCGGGAGACGGTGCGCCTGCGCGCCGGGCACAACACCGTCGCCTACCGGGTCGACGAGGGCGACACGGGGCACGTCAACCTCGACCTGATCACCGTCGACCGGCACGGCGCACCGGTCACCCTGTTCGACGGCCGGGGCCTGGACCGGTGGCAGCACACCGACGGACGCCCGGTGCAGTGGCCGGTCGCCGACGGGGCGGCGGAGGTCTGCTGCGGCGACATCCGGACCAAGGACAGCTACGACGACTTCCGGCTGCACGTCGAGTACTGGCTGCCGAAGCTGCCCCCGGACGTCACCGGCCAGGACCGCGCCAACAGCGGGGTCTACCTCCAGGACCGCTACGAGATCCAGATCCTGGACTCCTACGGTGACACCACCCCCGCCACCGACGAGGCTGGCGCCGTCTACCAGAAGAAGGCGCCCGACGTGAACGCCGCCCGCCCGCCGGAGACCTGGCAGTCGTACGACATCGTCTTCCGCGCCGCGCGCTACGACGCCGAGGGCCACAAGACGTCCGACGCCCGGATCACGGTGGTGTGGAACGGCAAGAAGATCCACGACGACGTGGCCGTCGACGGTCCCACGGGCGGCGGCGCCCCCGAGGGACCGGCGGCCGCGGCGATCCGGCTCCAGGACCACGGCAACACGGTGCGGTACCGCAACATCAGTATCGAACCGCTGAGTTGA
- a CDS encoding RidA family protein produces the protein MTRRRAILSGSTFEEQIGYARAVVDGDRVHVSGTTGFDYATMTISDDVVEQAEQCLRNVGAALAEAGCGFADVVRVRYLLPDRGDFEPCWPVLRRCFGQVRPAATMMVCGLADPRMKIEIEVEARRADPAG, from the coding sequence ATGACGCGGCGACGTGCGATTCTCAGCGGTTCGACGTTCGAGGAGCAGATCGGTTACGCCCGTGCCGTGGTCGACGGGGACCGCGTGCACGTGTCCGGCACGACGGGGTTCGACTACGCCACCATGACGATCTCCGACGACGTCGTGGAGCAGGCCGAACAGTGCCTGCGCAACGTCGGAGCCGCGCTGGCGGAGGCGGGGTGCGGTTTCGCCGACGTGGTGCGGGTGCGCTATCTGCTGCCGGACCGCGGGGACTTCGAGCCGTGCTGGCCGGTACTGCGTCGCTGTTTCGGGCAGGTGCGGCCGGCCGCGACCATGATGGTCTGCGGACTCGCCGATCCACGGATGAAGATCGAGATCGAGGTGGAGGCCCGGCGGGCCGACCCCGCCGGGTGA
- a CDS encoding ATP-binding cassette domain-containing protein: MTRPTAQAVPPPPPAEITFSGHHSVNPLGQVGFRALCSQLPSVLRRICAMAWRTDRRAVLLLLACQLVTGVSAALLLTATARAMGPLLGPGAVEDRLRGALPALVVVAAASAVARASVALATYAERRITPRLTTETDCALVEAVCRVEAEAYAVDGFADRQEAAEMGVMRTHVMVTDAQRFMAALIKMVTAGGVLSVLNPLMLPLLLLAVAPAGAGAVLTARVDYEIHYANVADRTVRGMTRWWATTPKYADEVRANGMTDYILHWYRALSERVDRRSLSAAPRTLRITLLSSLAGGGFLVLTWGMLAWLAATGRIAPAVAATAVIAVQTTLAALSQVVMNGAAVFHTSLYLSDMQAFLDDAAARAPRRGRKELGTPVEEIRLEEVTYRYPGKEKPAVDGVSLTLRRGEILAVVGVNGSGKSTLTRLITGIHLADKGRVTWNGVDLAETDPAWVWRRTGLVPQIFAQWPLRVRENVTLGQPRGAGDDEVWEAVDAVGMRDAVEGLSRGLDTLLAREIFGGAELSGGQWQRLACSRALFRRPPLLILDEPTSQMDPRGEHGIFERIKAIAGDRITIVVTHRLENTRIADHIVVMEQGRITEHGTYDDLVHAGGTFADLLHLSQDR, from the coding sequence GTGACCCGACCGACCGCCCAGGCCGTTCCGCCCCCGCCGCCCGCCGAGATCACCTTCTCGGGACACCACTCCGTGAACCCGCTCGGCCAGGTCGGCTTCCGCGCCCTGTGCTCCCAGCTCCCCTCGGTGCTGCGGCGGATCTGCGCCATGGCGTGGCGGACCGACCGCCGGGCCGTGCTGCTGCTCCTCGCCTGCCAGTTGGTGACCGGCGTGTCCGCGGCCCTCCTGCTGACCGCGACGGCCAGGGCGATGGGCCCGCTGCTCGGCCCGGGGGCGGTCGAGGACCGGCTGCGCGGTGCGCTGCCGGCGCTGGTCGTCGTCGCGGCGGCGAGCGCCGTCGCCCGGGCGTCGGTCGCGCTGGCCACGTACGCCGAGCGGCGGATCACCCCGCGGCTGACCACGGAGACCGACTGCGCGCTGGTCGAGGCCGTGTGCCGGGTGGAGGCCGAGGCGTACGCCGTGGACGGTTTCGCCGACCGTCAGGAGGCCGCCGAGATGGGCGTGATGCGCACGCACGTCATGGTGACGGACGCCCAGCGCTTCATGGCCGCGCTGATCAAGATGGTCACCGCCGGCGGCGTCCTGTCGGTGCTGAACCCGCTGATGCTGCCGCTGCTCCTGCTGGCCGTCGCCCCGGCGGGCGCGGGAGCCGTCCTCACCGCCCGCGTCGACTACGAGATCCACTACGCGAACGTCGCCGACCGCACCGTGCGGGGCATGACCCGCTGGTGGGCGACCACCCCGAAGTACGCCGACGAGGTCCGCGCCAACGGCATGACGGACTACATCCTCCACTGGTACCGCGCCCTGTCCGAGCGGGTGGACCGGCGGTCGCTGTCCGCCGCCCCGCGCACCCTGCGGATCACCCTGCTGTCGTCCCTCGCGGGCGGCGGGTTCCTGGTGCTGACCTGGGGGATGCTCGCCTGGCTCGCGGCCACCGGGCGCATCGCCCCGGCCGTCGCCGCCACGGCGGTGATCGCCGTGCAGACGACGCTGGCCGCGCTGTCCCAGGTCGTCATGAACGGCGCGGCGGTGTTCCACACCAGCCTGTACCTCAGCGACATGCAGGCGTTCCTCGACGACGCCGCGGCGCGGGCCCCGCGGCGGGGTCGAAAAGAGCTGGGGACCCCGGTGGAGGAGATCCGCCTCGAGGAGGTCACCTACCGCTACCCGGGCAAGGAGAAGCCCGCCGTGGACGGCGTGTCGCTGACGCTGCGACGCGGCGAGATCCTCGCGGTCGTCGGCGTCAACGGGTCCGGCAAGAGCACCCTGACCCGGCTGATCACCGGCATCCACCTCGCGGACAAGGGCCGGGTCACCTGGAACGGCGTCGACCTCGCGGAGACCGACCCCGCGTGGGTGTGGCGCCGCACCGGTCTGGTGCCGCAGATCTTCGCCCAGTGGCCGCTGCGGGTCCGGGAGAACGTGACGCTCGGGCAGCCGCGCGGCGCGGGCGACGACGAGGTGTGGGAGGCGGTCGACGCGGTCGGGATGCGCGACGCGGTGGAGGGCCTGTCCCGCGGTCTCGACACGCTCCTGGCCCGGGAGATCTTCGGTGGCGCCGAACTGTCCGGCGGCCAGTGGCAGCGGCTCGCCTGTTCCCGGGCCCTGTTCCGGCGTCCGCCGCTGCTCATCCTCGACGAGCCGACGTCGCAGATGGACCCGCGCGGGGAGCACGGCATCTTCGAGCGGATCAAGGCGATCGCGGGCGACCGCATCACCATCGTGGTGACCCACCGCCTGGAGAACACGAGGATCGCCGATCACATCGTCGTCATGGAGCAGGGCCGCATCACCGAGCACGGCACCTACGACGATCTGGTCCACGCCGGGGGCACCTTCGCCGACCTGCTGCACTTGTCGCAGGACCGCTGA
- a CDS encoding ArsR/SmtB family transcription factor: MFSETELLAVFRALSNPARRQMLVWLKEPMSFPGQKPEDVEIGVCVSDIQRRAGLSQPTTSQYLTTLRQAGLVVATRRGKWTYYRRDEENIACLLDTLRDVF; the protein is encoded by the coding sequence GTGTTCTCGGAGACGGAGTTGCTAGCTGTGTTCCGGGCTCTGTCCAATCCAGCCCGCCGCCAGATGTTGGTGTGGCTCAAGGAGCCGATGAGCTTCCCCGGCCAGAAGCCCGAGGACGTCGAGATCGGCGTCTGCGTGAGTGACATCCAGCGGCGCGCCGGCCTGAGTCAGCCGACCACCTCTCAGTACCTCACGACGCTGCGGCAGGCAGGGCTGGTGGTCGCCACCCGGCGAGGCAAGTGGACCTACTACCGCCGCGACGAAGAGAACATAGCGTGCCTCCTGGATACCCTGCGCGACGTCTTCTAG